One window of the Kallotenue papyrolyticum genome contains the following:
- a CDS encoding S41 family peptidase produces the protein MKPNLSPRRRGRRAARFSLGLALSALVLAACNPLSIVQPAGPTTTPSTATDTAVSATPVPAASAPEASTPAAIPSAAATGQQPVLLRGVFDYTNDILATYYVEHAVALVDMYGFVKRDQEWEIPVAGQTLGYLRLDTEQRHGEFELQLPAQPRGTPVDVDRDNQSDAGVQVFVVAYWPNLAGGPFSEGDDRSRGWPSYLASTVNDSNRQDEVVGGKLVVWAPDAQQRFPSGWGTDGLLFTDDDPLQTLPAGWSVIDLDSEPFAVERAAELELRLYEPEDLAVKDFSALSYTEAFDRMFEIVRREYAFNGVPNKAPDWDQLRATIRPRIEQAEGQRDAKAFYRALLDFTLAFKDGHVGINGGDYAVEVFREQAAGGYGFALRELDDGRFIVVDITPDGPAARAGIAVGAEVTAFNNQPTAQAVSQVVPPEGPFSTDFARRYQQVRYLTRAPIGTQASVTFRNPGAPPQTVTLQAVPEFQSLQATSPYRDYDPNALPVEFSIRESGVGYVRINSNYDDLNLIIRLFERALRTFQQNELEAVIIDLRRNSGGAPLGLAGFLTDQTITLGQLQYFSDATGTFEPEGPPQRVEPNTTQYRFDKLALLVDQACYSACELEAYAFSKVPGMQVFGHYPTAGVEAEVARGQFQLPEGISLQVPTGRFVLPDGSIFLEGTGVQPTQRVPITEQTVLSDRDTVLEAAEQALTSR, from the coding sequence ATGAAGCCCAATCTATCACCGCGCCGCCGTGGGCGGCGCGCCGCGCGGTTCAGCCTGGGGCTGGCGCTGAGCGCCCTGGTGCTGGCAGCCTGCAATCCACTCAGCATTGTGCAGCCGGCAGGGCCAACCACAACCCCCTCGACCGCGACAGACACGGCGGTCAGCGCCACGCCCGTGCCCGCGGCTAGCGCGCCGGAGGCTAGCACGCCGGCAGCCATCCCATCGGCGGCGGCAACTGGCCAGCAGCCGGTGCTGCTGCGCGGCGTGTTCGACTACACCAACGATATTCTGGCGACCTACTACGTCGAGCATGCTGTGGCGCTGGTGGACATGTACGGCTTTGTGAAGCGCGACCAGGAGTGGGAAATCCCGGTAGCGGGCCAGACGCTCGGCTACCTGCGGCTGGACACCGAGCAGCGCCATGGCGAGTTCGAGCTGCAGTTGCCGGCCCAGCCGCGCGGCACGCCGGTAGATGTAGACCGCGATAACCAGAGCGATGCCGGGGTGCAGGTGTTTGTCGTCGCCTACTGGCCTAACCTAGCGGGTGGCCCCTTCTCGGAGGGCGACGACCGCTCGCGCGGCTGGCCCTCCTATCTGGCCTCGACCGTCAACGACAGCAATCGCCAAGACGAGGTCGTCGGCGGCAAGCTGGTGGTCTGGGCCCCCGACGCGCAACAGCGCTTCCCCAGCGGCTGGGGCACCGATGGCCTGCTCTTCACCGACGACGATCCGCTGCAGACGCTGCCGGCGGGCTGGTCGGTGATCGACCTGGACAGCGAACCCTTCGCCGTCGAACGCGCGGCCGAGCTGGAGCTGCGGCTGTACGAGCCCGAAGACCTAGCGGTTAAGGATTTCAGCGCGCTGAGCTATACCGAAGCCTTTGACCGCATGTTCGAGATCGTGCGCCGCGAGTACGCCTTCAACGGCGTGCCGAACAAAGCACCTGATTGGGATCAGCTGCGCGCCACGATCCGCCCGCGCATCGAACAGGCCGAAGGCCAGCGCGACGCCAAGGCCTTCTACCGCGCGCTGCTCGATTTCACACTGGCCTTCAAGGACGGCCACGTCGGCATCAACGGCGGCGACTATGCGGTCGAGGTCTTCCGCGAGCAGGCCGCCGGCGGCTACGGCTTTGCGCTGCGCGAGCTGGATGATGGCCGCTTCATCGTGGTGGATATCACGCCCGATGGCCCCGCGGCGCGTGCGGGCATTGCCGTCGGCGCCGAGGTGACCGCCTTCAACAACCAGCCCACGGCCCAGGCTGTCAGCCAGGTGGTGCCGCCCGAAGGCCCGTTCTCGACCGACTTCGCGCGGCGCTACCAGCAGGTGCGCTACCTGACGCGCGCGCCGATCGGCACGCAGGCCAGCGTCACCTTCCGTAATCCAGGCGCGCCGCCGCAAACCGTCACGCTCCAGGCAGTGCCCGAATTCCAGAGTCTGCAGGCCACCTCGCCCTACCGCGATTACGATCCCAATGCCCTGCCGGTCGAATTTAGCATCCGTGAGTCGGGCGTAGGCTACGTGCGCATCAACTCCAACTACGACGATCTCAACCTGATCATCCGCCTGTTTGAGCGCGCGCTGCGCACCTTCCAGCAGAACGAGCTGGAGGCGGTGATCATCGATCTGCGGCGCAACTCGGGCGGTGCACCGCTGGGCCTGGCCGGCTTCCTGACCGATCAGACCATCACCCTGGGCCAGCTCCAGTACTTCAGCGATGCGACCGGCACCTTCGAGCCGGAGGGTCCGCCGCAACGCGTCGAGCCGAACACCACGCAGTATCGCTTCGATAAGCTGGCGCTGCTGGTCGATCAGGCCTGCTACAGCGCCTGCGAGCTGGAAGCCTATGCCTTCAGCAAGGTGCCGGGCATGCAGGTCTTCGGGCACTATCCCACCGCCGGCGTTGAAGCGGAGGTCGCCCGCGGCCAGTTCCAGCTACCTGAAGGCATCTCGCTCCAGGTGCCAACCGGCCGCTTCGTGCTGCCCGACGGCAGCATCTTTCTGGAGGGCACCGGCGTGCAGCCCACGCAGCGTGTGCCCATCACCGAGCAAACCGTACTGAGCGATCGCGACACAGTGCTGGAAGCCGCCGAACAGGCGCTGACCAGCCGCTAA
- a CDS encoding DUF983 domain-containing protein, whose product MFASFFRMRRCCPVCDMPFETSSGEITGGMAINTVVTQALVIMLALLGWFTALPLSWLIPGMLLIAIGFPILFYPVSRGLWAGVLYLTGDNQEPD is encoded by the coding sequence ATGTTTGCCTCCTTCTTCAGGATGCGCCGATGCTGTCCTGTCTGTGACATGCCCTTCGAAACCTCCTCGGGCGAGATCACCGGTGGCATGGCGATCAACACCGTGGTAACCCAGGCGCTGGTGATCATGCTGGCGCTGCTGGGCTGGTTCACCGCGCTGCCGCTGAGCTGGTTGATCCCGGGCATGCTGCTGATCGCGATTGGTTTCCCGATCCTCTTCTATCCCGTGTCGCGCGGATTGTGGGCCGGTGTGCTCTATCTGACCGGCGATAACCAGGAGCCGGACTGA
- the ppdK gene encoding pyruvate, phosphate dikinase, which translates to MSKKWVYLFREGDASMRDLLGGKGAGLAEMTKSGAPVPPGFTITTEACNAYYANGQQFPEGLWEQVLEALRDIEQQTGKKFGDPSNPLLVSVRSGAKFSMPGMMDTVLNLGLNEATREGLARLTDNPRFAADAYRRFVQLFGKIVLGVDGEKFEHVMDEYKGHGQRQDTDLSADELLEIAEKFKAIIKAEKGVDFPEDPFEQLREAIAAVFRSWNGRRARDYRRLNKIPDDLGTAVNVQTMVFGNMGNDSATGVAFSRNPSTGENKLYGEYLVNAQGEDVVAGIRTPKPISEMEREMPEVYRQFEQIARQLERHYKDVQDMEFTVERGKLYMLQTRTGKRTGAAAVKIAVDMVREGLIDKATAVQRVEPAQLDQLLHPTIKPEAKAKAQLLAKGLPASPGAAAGEVIFDPDEAEQRAQNGEKVILVRVETAPEDFHGMVAAQAVLTSRGGMTSHAAVVARGMGKPCVAGAGDIRINYAAEQFEVNGTVVKKGDYITLDGSTGEVFLGQLETQEPELSGDFQTLMSWADEFRTIGVRTNADTPHDARVAREFGAEGIGLCRTEHMFFEGDRIDAVREMIVAETVEERRAALAKIEPYQKEDFVGIFKAMDGLPVTIRTLDPPLHEFLPHADEEIRELAAKMGISFERLKAKVESLREANPMLGFRGCRLGIVYPEITEMQARAIFTAAKECREQGITVQPEVMIPLVNTVEELRRQAEVVRRVAEEVGFTDYLIGTMIELPRAALVADQIAEEAQFFSFGTNDLTQTTMGISRDDSARFVPKYVEEKIFKDDPFQVLDQEGVGQLVQIGTERGRKTRPDLKVGVCGEHGGEPSSVTFFAKVGLNYVSCSPFRVPIARLAAAQAALGEAKRDK; encoded by the coding sequence ATGTCCAAGAAGTGGGTCTACCTCTTCCGCGAAGGCGATGCCTCGATGCGCGATCTGTTGGGCGGCAAGGGCGCCGGCCTGGCCGAGATGACCAAATCGGGCGCGCCGGTGCCGCCGGGCTTTACGATTACCACCGAAGCCTGTAACGCCTACTACGCCAATGGCCAGCAGTTCCCCGAAGGGCTGTGGGAGCAGGTGCTTGAAGCGCTGCGCGACATCGAGCAGCAGACCGGCAAGAAGTTCGGCGATCCCAGCAATCCGCTGCTGGTCTCGGTGCGTTCGGGGGCCAAGTTCTCGATGCCCGGCATGATGGATACCGTGCTCAACTTGGGGCTCAACGAGGCTACGCGTGAAGGGCTGGCACGACTGACCGACAATCCGCGCTTTGCTGCGGATGCCTACCGCCGCTTCGTGCAGCTCTTCGGCAAGATCGTGCTGGGCGTGGACGGCGAGAAGTTCGAGCACGTCATGGACGAGTACAAGGGCCATGGCCAGCGTCAGGACACCGATCTCTCCGCCGACGAGCTGCTGGAGATCGCCGAGAAGTTCAAGGCGATCATCAAAGCCGAGAAGGGTGTGGACTTCCCCGAGGATCCCTTCGAGCAACTGCGCGAAGCGATCGCCGCGGTGTTCCGCTCTTGGAATGGCCGGCGCGCGCGCGACTATCGCCGCCTGAACAAGATTCCGGATGACCTGGGCACGGCCGTCAACGTCCAGACCATGGTCTTCGGCAACATGGGCAACGACTCGGCCACCGGCGTGGCCTTCAGCCGCAACCCCTCCACCGGCGAAAACAAGCTCTACGGCGAGTACCTGGTCAACGCCCAAGGCGAGGACGTGGTCGCCGGCATTCGCACGCCCAAACCGATCTCCGAGATGGAGCGCGAGATGCCGGAGGTCTATCGCCAGTTCGAGCAGATCGCCCGCCAGCTTGAGCGCCACTACAAAGACGTGCAGGACATGGAGTTTACCGTCGAGCGCGGCAAGCTCTACATGCTCCAGACGCGCACCGGCAAGCGCACCGGCGCGGCGGCGGTCAAGATCGCCGTGGACATGGTGCGCGAGGGGCTGATCGACAAGGCCACCGCCGTGCAGCGTGTCGAGCCGGCGCAGCTCGATCAGTTGCTCCACCCCACGATCAAGCCTGAGGCTAAGGCCAAGGCCCAGTTGCTGGCCAAGGGCCTGCCCGCGTCGCCCGGCGCAGCTGCCGGCGAGGTGATCTTCGATCCGGATGAGGCCGAGCAGCGCGCCCAGAACGGCGAGAAGGTGATCCTGGTGCGTGTGGAGACCGCGCCCGAAGACTTCCACGGCATGGTCGCGGCCCAGGCGGTGCTGACTTCGCGCGGCGGCATGACTTCGCACGCGGCGGTGGTGGCGCGCGGCATGGGCAAGCCCTGTGTGGCCGGCGCGGGCGACATCCGCATCAACTACGCCGCCGAGCAGTTCGAGGTCAACGGCACGGTGGTCAAGAAGGGCGACTACATTACCCTCGACGGCAGCACCGGCGAGGTCTTCCTGGGCCAGCTCGAAACCCAAGAGCCGGAGCTGAGCGGCGATTTCCAGACGCTGATGAGCTGGGCGGATGAGTTCCGCACGATCGGCGTGCGTACCAACGCCGACACGCCCCACGACGCGCGGGTGGCGCGCGAGTTCGGCGCGGAAGGCATCGGCCTGTGCCGCACCGAGCACATGTTCTTCGAGGGCGATCGCATCGATGCCGTGCGCGAGATGATCGTTGCCGAGACCGTCGAAGAACGTCGCGCGGCGCTGGCCAAGATCGAGCCCTACCAGAAGGAGGACTTCGTCGGTATCTTCAAGGCCATGGACGGCCTGCCGGTGACGATCCGCACCCTAGATCCGCCGTTGCACGAGTTCCTGCCGCACGCCGACGAGGAGATCCGCGAGCTGGCGGCCAAAATGGGCATTTCCTTCGAGCGCCTCAAGGCCAAGGTCGAGTCGCTGCGCGAGGCCAACCCGATGCTCGGCTTCCGCGGCTGCCGCCTCGGCATCGTCTATCCGGAGATCACCGAGATGCAGGCGCGGGCGATCTTCACCGCCGCCAAGGAGTGCCGCGAGCAGGGCATTACCGTCCAGCCGGAGGTGATGATCCCGCTGGTCAACACCGTGGAAGAGCTGCGTCGCCAGGCGGAGGTGGTGCGCCGTGTGGCCGAGGAGGTCGGCTTCACCGACTATCTGATCGGCACGATGATCGAGCTGCCGCGTGCCGCGCTGGTGGCCGACCAGATCGCCGAGGAGGCCCAGTTCTTCTCGTTCGGCACCAACGACCTGACCCAGACGACCATGGGCATCAGCCGCGACGACAGCGCGCGTTTCGTGCCCAAGTACGTCGAGGAGAAGATCTTCAAGGACGATCCCTTCCAGGTGCTGGATCAGGAGGGTGTCGGCCAGTTGGTGCAGATCGGCACCGAGC